The following coding sequences lie in one Myxococcales bacterium genomic window:
- a CDS encoding PAS domain-containing protein encodes MADQLWYEKMPVAVTVCDRDGVIVDMNEKAGETFRKWGGKKLIGQSLLDYHPEPARAKLVEMLRTQQANTYYIEKAGRRKIIHQTPWRVDGEYRGFVEISFELPDELPTHKRG; translated from the coding sequence ATGGCCGATCAACTTTGGTACGAGAAAATGCCCGTGGCGGTCACGGTGTGCGATCGCGACGGCGTCATCGTGGATATGAACGAAAAAGCCGGCGAAACCTTCCGCAAATGGGGCGGTAAGAAATTGATCGGCCAGAGCCTGCTCGATTACCACCCGGAACCGGCGCGGGCCAAGCTGGTCGAGATGCTGCGGACCCAGCAGGCCAACACCTATTACATCGAAAAAGCCGGTCGCCGGAAGATCATTCACCAAACGCCCTGGCGCGTTGACGGCGAATACCGCGGATTTGTGGAAATCTCGTTCGAGCTGCCCGACGAACTGCCGACACATAAACGGGGTTGA
- a CDS encoding transposase, with protein IDQYVRWYNEKRIHSALGYRTPNEVEAAYLTLKAA; from the coding sequence CATCGACCAATATGTCCGCTGGTACAATGAAAAACGAATCCACTCGGCGCTCGGTTACCGGACGCCGAACGAGGTCGAAGCGGCTTACCTCACCCTAAAAGCCGCCTAA